A genomic window from Lentibacter algarum includes:
- a CDS encoding primosomal protein N' (replication factor Y) - superfamily II helicase, with the protein MACGADYRFDPAQDRLTCDHCGHTEEIGLTRGPAIRELDFEDALQAKLPAQDIEETRVSQCPNCAAAVEFDAHTHAAECPFCATPVVTDTGLHRHIKPRGVLPFALDEKTARNAMTDWLGSLWFAPSGLQDYARKGRTMSGIYVPYWTFDADTTSRYSGERGTVYYDTITVVRDGKRERRQVAKIRWSPARGRVARFFDDVLVLASRSLPKRFTDALEPWDLAALEPYRPEYLAGFRAEGYSVELSDGYEEARAHMARVIERDVKFDIGGDRQRIHDIDTSVKDVTFKHILLPVWLAAYKYRGRSFRFVVNGRTGRVQGERPYSAWKIFFAVLLGLIIAGTLGYLYGLEQGAF; encoded by the coding sequence ATGGCCTGTGGAGCAGACTACAGATTTGATCCTGCCCAGGATCGGCTCACTTGCGACCACTGCGGACATACAGAGGAGATCGGTCTTACACGAGGCCCAGCCATCCGCGAACTTGATTTTGAAGACGCATTGCAGGCCAAGCTCCCCGCTCAAGATATCGAGGAAACCCGCGTTTCCCAATGCCCCAACTGCGCCGCTGCGGTGGAGTTTGACGCGCATACTCACGCTGCTGAGTGCCCATTCTGCGCAACCCCAGTCGTCACAGACACGGGCCTGCACCGCCACATCAAGCCCCGCGGTGTGCTCCCATTCGCGCTTGATGAGAAAACCGCGCGCAACGCAATGACAGACTGGCTCGGCAGCCTTTGGTTTGCCCCTAGTGGCCTGCAAGATTACGCTCGCAAGGGTCGCACCATGTCGGGGATCTATGTGCCCTACTGGACCTTTGATGCCGACACCACCTCGCGCTACTCGGGCGAGCGCGGAACGGTCTACTATGACACAATAACAGTTGTCCGCGACGGAAAGCGTGAGCGCCGGCAAGTCGCTAAAATTCGCTGGTCCCCTGCCCGCGGTCGTGTCGCCCGCTTCTTTGACGATGTTTTGGTGCTCGCCTCCCGCTCCCTGCCCAAGCGTTTTACGGATGCACTTGAGCCTTGGGATCTGGCAGCCCTTGAGCCTTACAGGCCCGAATATCTCGCAGGCTTTCGCGCGGAAGGATACTCTGTCGAGCTTTCCGATGGCTATGAAGAGGCCCGCGCCCACATGGCCCGCGTCATCGAACGCGATGTCAAGTTTGACATCGGTGGCGATCGCCAACGCATCCACGATATCGACACTTCCGTAAAAGACGTGACCTTCAAGCACATCCTGTTGCCAGTCTGGCTCGCCGCATACAAATACCGCGGCCGCAGCTTCCGCTTTGTTGTCAATGGGCGCACAGGCCGCGTTCAAGGCGAACGTCCCTATTCAGCATGGAAAATCTTCTTTGCGGTTCTACTCGGTCTTATCATCGCAGGAACACTCGGCTATCTCTACGGGCTTGAGCAAGGAGCCTTCTGA
- a CDS encoding alpha/beta fold hydrolase yields MVNRFLVLLALLALTACARPQSAGFVEPVPEASRETIFIATMRTEGQRGQMFGEKRSTVMSYAELNISIPPNHQIGRIERSRGQIDARRHFAPLSATPLANSAKLNERLKASRISAEEPLLIFVHGYNNTLEDAAFRLAQIQHDFELNNPALLFSWPSAGDPLGYAYDRDSVLFARTDFARLLEALNRAGQRRVIILAHSMGSYLVMESLRQLALEGKTHNIDALEAVVLMSPDIDPDVFRQQAGEIGRLPQPFIIMTTQKDRVLNVSSLLTGRKERLGRIQNAEEVEGLDVSVMDFSLFETGENMGHMVPVSSPAAIRFLRRFTKGVGLAANEFSRYVLLGESRKDGRLLQ; encoded by the coding sequence ATGGTAAATCGTTTTCTGGTCCTCCTCGCACTCCTCGCGCTCACCGCCTGCGCTCGGCCACAGTCGGCCGGCTTTGTCGAACCAGTGCCAGAGGCCAGCCGCGAAACGATATTCATCGCCACCATGCGCACAGAAGGCCAACGCGGCCAAATGTTTGGCGAAAAGCGCTCAACAGTGATGAGCTATGCTGAACTTAACATCTCGATCCCACCCAATCACCAGATTGGCCGCATAGAGCGCAGCCGTGGCCAGATCGATGCCCGCCGACACTTCGCTCCGTTGAGTGCCACTCCCCTCGCAAACAGCGCCAAGCTCAATGAGCGCCTAAAAGCCAGCCGCATATCCGCTGAAGAGCCGCTTCTGATCTTTGTTCATGGCTACAACAACACACTTGAAGATGCAGCCTTCCGCCTTGCCCAAATCCAGCATGACTTTGAGCTCAATAATCCTGCGCTACTCTTCTCATGGCCCTCCGCGGGCGACCCACTGGGCTATGCCTATGACCGTGACTCTGTCCTCTTTGCGCGCACCGACTTTGCTCGCCTGTTAGAGGCCCTCAACCGCGCAGGCCAACGCCGCGTGATTATCCTAGCACACTCAATGGGCAGCTACCTCGTTATGGAATCACTTCGGCAGCTCGCTCTTGAAGGCAAGACGCATAACATCGACGCTCTCGAAGCCGTGGTGCTGATGTCGCCCGATATTGACCCTGATGTCTTTCGCCAACAGGCGGGTGAAATCGGCAGACTCCCACAACCCTTCATCATCATGACCACCCAGAAAGATCGCGTCCTAAATGTGTCGAGCCTGCTCACAGGGCGTAAAGAGCGCTTGGGGCGCATACAGAACGCTGAAGAAGTAGAGGGGCTAGATGTCAGCGTTATGGATTTCTCTCTCTTTGAAACAGGCGAAAACATGGGCCATATGGTGCCTGTCTCCTCCCCTGCTGCTATCCGCTTTTTGCGCCGCTTCACAAAGGGTGTGGGCTTGGCAGCCAACGAATTCTCACGTTATGTTCTGTTAGGCGAAAGTCGCAAAGACGGCAGACTTTTGCAGTAA
- a CDS encoding 5-bromo-4-chloroindolyl phosphate hydrolysis family protein — MSKRFGGKYSPETGNAADGNSYQGARRSRVGGRVNFLFLAPLPMIWQAFTSPPLEMFLWLMALADLLLAAWLTRSGQQAHEAYEARKIARRPALPRKILGSILTGTGLALAGYVGFGALEAVLFGALGLALHFAAFGPDPLSNKGMDGVDQFQTDRVARVVTQAEEHLTAISAAAHRAADRQVSSRVERFQQQVRELLRTVEEDPRDLTAARKFMGVYLKGARDATEKFADIYTRARSTEARNDYLALLSDLQDSFSAKNRSLLLDDRSDLNIEIEVLRDRLAQEGIRLDKS, encoded by the coding sequence ATGTCAAAGCGATTTGGCGGAAAATATAGCCCAGAAACAGGCAATGCCGCCGATGGCAACAGCTATCAAGGCGCGCGTCGCTCTCGCGTCGGCGGGCGGGTCAATTTCCTGTTTCTCGCACCCCTGCCAATGATCTGGCAGGCGTTTACCTCTCCTCCGTTAGAAATGTTCCTTTGGCTCATGGCGTTGGCTGATCTTTTGCTAGCCGCTTGGCTCACCCGCTCAGGCCAACAGGCCCATGAAGCCTACGAGGCCCGCAAAATTGCACGCCGTCCCGCCCTACCACGCAAAATCCTCGGCTCAATTCTCACTGGCACAGGCCTCGCCCTCGCGGGGTATGTTGGCTTTGGTGCCCTTGAAGCCGTGCTCTTTGGAGCTCTGGGGCTTGCGCTCCACTTCGCCGCCTTCGGCCCTGATCCACTTTCAAACAAGGGCATGGACGGAGTGGATCAATTCCAAACAGACCGCGTGGCACGTGTCGTCACCCAGGCCGAAGAGCACCTGACAGCCATAAGCGCCGCCGCTCACCGCGCCGCCGACCGTCAGGTCAGCTCCCGTGTTGAGCGCTTCCAGCAACAGGTCCGCGAGCTACTGCGCACCGTCGAAGAGGACCCGCGTGATCTAACTGCAGCGCGCAAATTCATGGGCGTTTATTTGAAAGGCGCGCGTGACGCGACCGAAAAATTTGCCGATATTTACACCCGCGCCCGCAGCACAGAGGCCAGAAATGACTACCTCGCTCTACTGAGCGATCTACAAGACAGCTTCTCCGCCAAGAACCGTTCTCTTCTGCTGGATGACCGCAGCGATCTTAATATCGAGATCGAAGTGCTGCGCGACCGTCTCGCCCAAGAGGGCATCCGTTTAGACAAGTCCTAA
- a CDS encoding toxic anion resistance protein: protein MATEIQKKAQDTLALVEEVNAVVLPEPAEVNAIVPMSEAKGALSKEIKSRIAELDMSDTQSIVSFGSAAQAELQVISQSMLQGVRNKDVGPAGDSLRGIVTTIRGFSVSELDVRRERTWWEKLLGRAAPFAKFTAKFEQVQGQIDRITESLLDHEHTLLKDIKSLDMLYEKTLAFYDELALYIAAGEEKLHVLDTKDIPALEKKVEKAAEKDKVMRAQELRDLRAARDDLERRVHDLKLTRQVTMQSLPSIRLVQENDKSLVTKINSTLVNTVPLWETQLAQAVTIQRSAEAAAAVRDANDLTNELLTANAKNLRDSNKIIRQEMERGVFDIEAVKQANADLIGTIEESLQIADEGKAKRASAEIELKKMEAELRDTLAAAKARKTGTGDTAGTAVPQ from the coding sequence ATGGCCACAGAAATCCAGAAAAAAGCCCAAGACACACTCGCCCTCGTCGAGGAAGTCAATGCCGTGGTCCTGCCAGAACCTGCTGAGGTAAACGCCATAGTCCCGATGAGTGAGGCCAAAGGTGCTTTGAGTAAAGAGATCAAATCCCGCATCGCCGAGCTCGATATGAGCGACACCCAATCAATCGTCAGCTTTGGATCAGCAGCACAGGCGGAACTTCAAGTGATCTCCCAGTCCATGCTGCAAGGTGTACGCAACAAAGACGTCGGCCCAGCGGGGGACAGCCTTCGCGGCATCGTCACGACCATTCGCGGCTTCTCCGTCAGCGAGCTTGACGTGCGCCGCGAGCGCACATGGTGGGAAAAACTCCTCGGCCGAGCCGCGCCCTTTGCGAAGTTCACGGCGAAGTTCGAGCAAGTCCAAGGCCAGATTGACCGAATAACAGAGAGCCTTCTGGATCACGAACACACGCTGCTCAAGGATATTAAATCCCTTGATATGCTCTACGAAAAAACACTCGCCTTTTACGACGAGCTTGCACTCTACATCGCCGCTGGCGAGGAAAAGCTGCATGTGCTGGACACAAAAGATATCCCAGCGCTTGAGAAAAAAGTTGAAAAAGCCGCCGAGAAAGACAAGGTCATGCGCGCTCAGGAGCTACGTGATCTGCGCGCCGCGCGCGACGATCTGGAGCGCCGTGTGCATGATCTGAAACTCACCCGTCAGGTGACCATGCAGTCGCTCCCGTCAATCCGTTTGGTTCAGGAAAACGATAAATCCCTCGTGACAAAGATCAACTCGACACTGGTCAACACCGTACCACTCTGGGAAACACAACTCGCCCAAGCGGTCACCATCCAGCGCTCTGCAGAGGCCGCCGCCGCCGTACGCGATGCCAATGATCTGACCAACGAGCTGCTCACAGCCAACGCCAAAAACCTGCGCGACAGCAACAAGATCATCCGTCAGGAAATGGAGCGTGGTGTGTTTGATATCGAAGCCGTCAAGCAAGCCAATGCCGATTTGATCGGAACCATCGAGGAAAGCCTCCAGATCGCCGATGAAGGCAAAGCCAAGCGCGCCTCCGCCGAAATCGAGCTTAAGAAAATGGAAGCTGAATTGCGCGACACACTTGCCGCCGCAAAAGCGCGCAAAACAGGCACGGGCGATACCGCTGGTACAGCTGTGCCGCAATAA
- a CDS encoding nitroreductase, with protein MTSALETTLHARHSCRAYLPKPVAPSLIEQAVATAARAPSWCNAQPWQLIITQEAETARLGTALHAHAQAHEMQPDLPWPESYTGQYKTRRFDCGMQLYDAASIAREDKPARMAQMLENFRFFGAPHMALITSPRELGAYGALDCGGFVTAFCAALTEAGLGSIPQAAPAGYAPFLRDWFGLPKERLILCTVSFGYSDTSAPINSFRTPRAETNTLINWR; from the coding sequence ATGACATCCGCCCTAGAAACCACGCTACACGCGCGCCACTCTTGCCGCGCATATCTTCCCAAGCCAGTTGCACCTTCGCTCATTGAGCAGGCCGTGGCCACAGCCGCGCGAGCGCCTTCATGGTGCAACGCCCAGCCGTGGCAGCTCATTATCACCCAAGAGGCGGAAACAGCCCGTTTGGGAACAGCCTTGCATGCCCATGCCCAAGCGCATGAGATGCAGCCAGATTTACCTTGGCCAGAAAGCTATACAGGCCAGTATAAGACACGCCGCTTTGACTGTGGCATGCAGCTTTATGATGCGGCCTCCATCGCCCGCGAAGACAAGCCAGCAAGAATGGCGCAAATGCTCGAAAACTTCCGCTTTTTTGGCGCGCCTCACATGGCACTCATCACGAGCCCACGAGAACTGGGGGCTTATGGAGCGTTAGATTGCGGCGGCTTCGTTACTGCCTTTTGCGCAGCACTCACAGAAGCCGGGCTTGGCAGTATTCCCCAAGCTGCCCCCGCTGGCTATGCGCCCTTTCTGCGAGACTGGTTTGGTCTACCAAAAGAGCGCCTAATACTCTGCACTGTTTCCTTTGGCTACTCTGACACATCTGCGCCAATCAACAGCTTCCGCACCCCCCGCGCTGAGACAAATACCCTCATCAACTGGCGTTAA
- a CDS encoding DksA/TraR family C4-type zinc finger protein, producing MAGGWAKDGAVSEQIEASINDELARLKARRQPMGESLTHCAECDEEIPEARRTALPGVKLCIDCMSERDAISAKRGGINRRGSKDSQLK from the coding sequence ATGGCAGGCGGATGGGCCAAAGACGGCGCAGTCAGCGAACAGATTGAAGCCTCGATCAACGATGAACTTGCTCGTCTCAAAGCGCGTCGCCAACCCATGGGCGAAAGCCTGACCCATTGCGCAGAGTGCGACGAAGAAATCCCCGAAGCCCGTCGCACAGCCCTCCCAGGCGTTAAGCTCTGCATCGACTGCATGAGCGAGCGTGACGCCATTTCGGCAAAACGCGGCGGCATCAACCGTCGCGGCTCCAAGGACAGTCAGCTTAAGTAA
- a CDS encoding peptidoglycan-binding domain-containing protein, translated as MKQAITSMILALTVAACAEQTLISPVEPVLVESFAAPPPGSDPNSCWGKDVTPAVIETVTQDILVQPAEVSSDGTVVSEPIYKRETRQAIVKERRELWFETPCQDKLTPDIIATLQRALKARGLYTGALSGQMDGPTRAAIRRFQVREGLDSSILSLWAARKLGLVAIERS; from the coding sequence TTGAAACAGGCGATTACATCAATGATCTTGGCTTTGACTGTTGCGGCTTGTGCCGAGCAGACCCTGATCAGCCCTGTCGAGCCTGTGCTTGTGGAAAGCTTTGCTGCGCCACCGCCTGGCTCGGATCCGAACTCTTGCTGGGGTAAGGATGTGACGCCAGCGGTTATTGAAACGGTGACACAGGATATTCTAGTTCAGCCTGCTGAAGTCTCCTCGGACGGTACCGTTGTGAGCGAGCCGATTTATAAACGCGAGACGCGGCAGGCCATTGTAAAAGAACGTCGTGAGCTTTGGTTTGAGACGCCATGCCAAGACAAACTTACGCCCGATATTATCGCCACGTTGCAGCGCGCACTGAAGGCGCGGGGGCTCTACACTGGGGCTTTGTCAGGCCAGATGGACGGACCGACGAGGGCCGCGATCCGCCGCTTTCAAGTGAGAGAAGGCCTTGATAGCTCCATCCTTTCACTTTGGGCCGCGCGCAAGCTCGGTCTCGTTGCGATCGAGCGCAGCTAA
- a CDS encoding pseudouridine synthase, with protein sequence MSNTSKPTAPSSPTPEGDRIAKVISRAGVASRREAERLIEQGRVSVNGKVITSPALNVTSADKVVVNGKALKAPEPPRMWLYHKPQGLVSTNSDEQGRTTIFDKLPEELPRVMTVGRLDLNSEGLLLLTNDGGVKRQLELPSTGWLRRYRVRIKGRPTEESFEPLRKGITVDGENFQPMIVTLDRQQGANAWATIGLREGKNREIRRAMEAVGFSVNRLIRVSYGPFQLGDLKQGEVQELRAKVIRDQLGLEMPDPVIEKPTRGKKPVRRRTR encoded by the coding sequence ATGAGCAACACATCCAAACCAACAGCCCCCTCCTCCCCCACACCTGAAGGGGATCGCATCGCAAAGGTCATCTCCCGCGCAGGCGTCGCCTCTCGCCGCGAAGCCGAGCGGTTGATCGAGCAAGGCCGCGTCTCCGTAAATGGCAAGGTCATCACGAGCCCTGCACTCAATGTGACAAGTGCTGATAAGGTCGTGGTCAATGGCAAAGCTCTCAAAGCTCCGGAGCCGCCCCGTATGTGGCTCTATCACAAGCCCCAAGGCCTCGTGAGCACCAACAGCGATGAACAGGGGCGGACCACAATTTTTGACAAGCTCCCTGAAGAGCTTCCCCGTGTCATGACAGTTGGAAGGCTTGATCTCAACTCAGAGGGGCTCTTGCTCCTCACAAACGACGGAGGCGTCAAGCGTCAGCTTGAATTGCCCTCCACAGGCTGGCTGCGCCGCTACCGCGTGCGCATCAAGGGCCGTCCCACCGAAGAAAGCTTTGAGCCGCTACGCAAGGGCATCACAGTGGATGGTGAAAACTTCCAACCCATGATCGTGACACTTGATCGTCAGCAAGGCGCCAACGCATGGGCCACAATCGGCCTGCGCGAAGGTAAAAACCGCGAAATTCGCCGCGCCATGGAAGCCGTTGGTTTCTCAGTCAACCGCCTGATCCGCGTCTCTTACGGGCCCTTTCAGCTTGGCGATCTCAAGCAAGGCGAAGTGCAGGAACTGCGCGCTAAAGTCATCCGTGATCAGCTTGGCTTAGAAATGCCCGATCCGGTGATAGAAAAGCCAACCCGCGGCAAAAAACCTGTTCGCCGCCGTACCCGCTGA
- a CDS encoding SPFH domain-containing protein — MGIFDFLTGEFIDVIHWTDDTRDTMVWRFEREDHEIKYGAKLTVREGQAAVFVHEGQLADVFTPGLYMLETNNMPITTTLNHWDHGFKSPFKSEVYFVNTTRFSDLKWGTKNPIIARDPEFGPVRLRAYGSYTIKVSDPARFLTEIVGTDGEFTMDEISYQIRNIIVQEFSRTIARAGIPVLDMAANTRELGTLVGRDIAPRLAEYGLEMPELYIENISLPEAVEAVLDKRTSMGVVGDLSTYMNYQAAESLTAQGTGGAALQAGVGAGLGMQIAREASAQAGPWGAPAPQAQIAPPPPPVEQVWHIAEAGKTKGPFSRASMGRMSADGALTRDTLVWTAGQDGWKKAADVTALATLFTVLPPPPPEG, encoded by the coding sequence ATGGGCATTTTTGATTTTCTGACAGGCGAATTTATTGACGTCATCCACTGGACCGATGACACCCGTGATACAATGGTCTGGCGCTTTGAGCGTGAAGACCATGAAATCAAATACGGCGCCAAGCTCACGGTGCGCGAGGGTCAGGCCGCCGTCTTTGTTCACGAAGGCCAACTGGCAGATGTCTTCACCCCTGGTCTGTACATGCTTGAAACCAATAACATGCCGATCACCACCACGCTCAATCACTGGGACCACGGTTTCAAAAGCCCATTCAAATCTGAGGTCTATTTCGTCAATACAACGCGCTTCTCCGATCTGAAGTGGGGCACCAAAAACCCCATCATCGCGCGAGATCCAGAGTTCGGCCCCGTCCGCCTGCGCGCCTATGGCAGCTACACGATAAAGGTAAGTGATCCCGCACGTTTTCTAACTGAAATCGTTGGCACCGACGGCGAATTCACGATGGATGAGATCAGCTATCAGATCCGCAACATCATCGTTCAGGAGTTCTCCCGCACCATCGCCCGCGCAGGTATCCCAGTGCTCGACATGGCCGCCAACACGCGCGAACTCGGAACGCTGGTAGGCCGTGATATCGCACCAAGGCTCGCAGAATATGGCCTTGAAATGCCCGAGCTTTATATCGAAAATATTTCTCTGCCAGAAGCCGTTGAAGCTGTGCTCGACAAGCGTACCTCAATGGGCGTCGTCGGCGACCTTTCAACCTACATGAACTATCAGGCCGCCGAGAGCCTGACAGCCCAAGGCACGGGCGGCGCCGCGCTTCAGGCGGGTGTAGGCGCAGGCTTGGGCATGCAAATTGCCCGCGAAGCTTCTGCGCAAGCGGGTCCTTGGGGCGCACCCGCACCCCAAGCCCAAATCGCCCCACCACCCCCGCCAGTCGAGCAGGTCTGGCACATCGCCGAAGCAGGAAAGACAAAAGGCCCCTTCTCGCGCGCGTCCATGGGCCGTATGTCCGCCGACGGAGCACTCACGCGTGACACTCTGGTCTGGACCGCAGGTCAAGACGGCTGGAAAAAGGCCGCAGACGTCACTGCGCTTGCGACCCTCTTCACAGTACTGCCACCGCCTCCCCCGGAGGGCTGA
- a CDS encoding VCBS repeat-containing protein gives MKTAPRQSEHPLHRLFRGASLALALNLACSLPSAAQDLITSAKFTEPTTRYAHGVLGDDVEYGAIELHIQASDGSSQAITLRLPETRVFEDLSPRLIDLDTDGAPEVVVVESDAALGARLSVYGPEGLIAATPYIGQRNRWLAPIGAADFDGDGFVELGYIDRPHLAKTLRLWRFKDGKLIEIATKTGLTNHKIGWDFIAGGLRNCADTPEMITADASWSRIIATAYDGTSLSARDIGPYAGPQSLTKALSCP, from the coding sequence GTGAAAACAGCGCCGCGCCAGAGCGAACACCCCCTGCACCGCCTCTTTCGCGGCGCGTCTCTGGCGTTGGCACTCAACTTGGCCTGCTCGCTTCCAAGCGCGGCTCAAGATCTGATAACATCCGCCAAGTTTACCGAGCCAACAACACGCTATGCCCACGGTGTTCTCGGGGATGATGTCGAATATGGTGCAATTGAACTGCATATCCAGGCCTCAGACGGTTCATCTCAGGCAATCACACTCCGCCTGCCAGAGACCCGCGTGTTCGAAGACCTCAGCCCACGCCTGATCGATCTGGATACAGACGGCGCGCCAGAAGTGGTCGTCGTTGAATCCGACGCAGCTCTTGGAGCACGGCTGTCGGTTTATGGCCCTGAAGGCCTGATTGCCGCCACACCCTATATAGGCCAACGCAACCGTTGGCTCGCGCCCATCGGCGCAGCCGACTTTGATGGCGACGGCTTTGTCGAACTTGGCTATATTGACAGACCACATCTCGCCAAAACACTCCGACTCTGGCGTTTCAAGGACGGCAAGCTCATTGAAATCGCCACAAAAACAGGCCTAACCAACCACAAAATTGGCTGGGATTTCATAGCAGGCGGTTTGCGCAACTGTGCAGACACCCCCGAAATGATCACCGCTGATGCCAGCTGGTCGCGCATCATCGCCACAGCTTACGATGGCACATCCCTCAGCGCGCGTGACATTGGCCCCTATGCAGGCCCTCAAAGCCTCACCAAAGCGCTTTCCTGCCCGTAG
- a CDS encoding 2Fe-2S iron-sulfur cluster-binding protein: MAKITYIEHNGTEHVVEVASGLTVMEGARDNNIPGIEADCGGACACSTCHVYVHPDWVAKIPGKDDMEEDMLDFAFQPDPARSRLTCQIKVSDDMDGLVVHMPEKQI, encoded by the coding sequence ATGGCGAAAATCACCTATATCGAGCACAACGGCACAGAACATGTTGTCGAAGTCGCTTCTGGTCTCACCGTCATGGAAGGCGCACGCGACAACAACATCCCAGGCATCGAAGCCGACTGTGGCGGCGCCTGCGCCTGCTCCACATGCCACGTTTATGTTCACCCTGACTGGGTCGCCAAAATTCCGGGCAAAGACGACATGGAAGAAGACATGCTCGACTTCGCTTTTCAGCCTGATCCCGCACGCTCACGCCTGACCTGCCAGATCAAAGTCAGCGATGACATGGACGGCTTGGTTGTCCATATGCCAGAAAAACAGATCTGA
- a CDS encoding DUF2927 domain-containing protein, producing MARARRLFAQTGAALLGLSLLAGCDFPLRESLKPQLRPASLTPSKTAQKPDAPDAPTAKSRELAAYYEKLEEHLLSQGLLRRDGGGPDTKFRALDLARNFEAIAFYDEHSGGALLSESTAVSRFHPWRGPVHFNAHFGPSVSASQRINDRATVNAYAARLARVTGHEISTTDAKGNFHVIFVSHDDDEALTDIVAGVWPDFPKSRLQTLTNLPRDIYCLVHTNTPSASEGSERALAIIRAEHPTLMRLSCVHEELAQGLGLSNDSPLARPSIFNDDEEFATLTSHDELLLKMLYDPRLKSGMSLQEARPTITQIAAELTGETNS from the coding sequence ATGGCCCGCGCCCGTCGCCTTTTTGCTCAGACAGGGGCAGCTCTTCTCGGGCTGTCTCTTCTGGCTGGCTGCGACTTTCCTTTGCGCGAAAGCCTCAAACCCCAGCTCCGCCCAGCAAGCCTCACGCCCTCCAAAACCGCGCAAAAGCCCGATGCACCAGATGCACCCACCGCCAAATCACGCGAGCTTGCCGCTTATTATGAAAAGCTCGAAGAGCATCTGCTCTCCCAAGGCCTTCTACGCCGCGACGGGGGCGGACCCGACACCAAATTCCGCGCCCTTGATCTGGCGCGCAACTTCGAGGCCATCGCTTTTTATGACGAACATTCAGGCGGCGCGCTTCTGTCCGAGTCCACAGCCGTAAGCCGCTTTCACCCTTGGCGTGGCCCTGTGCATTTCAATGCCCACTTCGGGCCCTCGGTCTCCGCTTCACAACGCATCAACGACAGAGCGACCGTAAATGCATACGCCGCCCGCTTGGCCCGCGTCACGGGCCATGAAATCAGCACAACAGACGCCAAAGGCAACTTCCATGTGATTTTCGTAAGCCATGATGACGACGAAGCCCTGACAGATATCGTCGCCGGCGTCTGGCCCGACTTCCCAAAATCTCGGCTGCAAACTTTGACAAACCTACCACGCGACATTTACTGCCTCGTCCACACGAACACACCGTCAGCCAGTGAGGGAAGCGAGCGCGCCCTCGCTATCATCCGCGCCGAACACCCTACCCTCATGCGCCTGTCATGCGTTCACGAAGAGCTCGCCCAAGGCCTTGGGCTTTCCAATGACAGCCCTCTCGCGCGTCCATCAATCTTCAATGACGATGAAGAATTCGCAACCCTCACCAGTCACGACGAGCTTCTGCTCAAAATGCTCTATGACCCACGCCTCAAAAGCGGCATGAGCTTGCAAGAGGCCCGCCCCACCATCACCCAAATCGCCGCCGAGCTCACTGGCGAAACCAACAGTTAA